Proteins co-encoded in one Synechococcus elongatus PCC 6301 genomic window:
- a CDS encoding PAS domain S-box protein — translation MSIRFLIIEAYLHVLAFALIITGLIGLVGYPDVQHLTFHSLVLPLDSSLLLLLLGGLLLSAVYRAGKLLKALMFLLIITVVYGTTRNWLVGEPETNFSFISEFIRVRTAFVITSLISSLAFSWSLESRLTKRRAYFTGVGIILLSSTSLLSDLFWAPEATSLRYDFSSIYVVNFLSILLSISVILLAPRSHQSLSSPGRIPVLAGLLGVMLTCITWYLLSLQTISFINQQSDILLAKVQSSTERALSNRLALIQRMSERWEALGSLPTQAYWQQEAKSYLRDFPNLQWVGVFDSEIQPYWLVGRTDKAAEWLPRFRAEQNQQVWFQQTLASRSTSLSPVFTLPDNPSTYVLLASPLNLPNHPPRLIAAGLSLQGIMRDLIGTDYDQFVLALFQGDQPIYRSALLSNQDLKSRPINDRNIILSNGKSWKLVAYVSNPAAFSTARLLSVLVMAFGLLLSFFLMLSQRLARIATERAKYLQQANKNLQASLESQAFAQALNQRIMEFTMDVLCSFDREGRFLEVSPSCLKLFGYSPEELNGRPYLELVLPEDRDLTIQEAQQLMTGRPTYNFRNRYRHKDGHVIHILWSADWSETDQVLFAVAHDITPLVQNEAFANRQRDILSLISLDRPLTEI, via the coding sequence ATGAGCATACGTTTTTTAATTATCGAGGCGTATCTGCATGTATTGGCCTTTGCGTTAATCATCACAGGCCTCATTGGGTTAGTCGGCTACCCTGATGTCCAACACTTAACCTTTCATAGTTTAGTTCTGCCATTAGATAGTTCACTCTTATTACTATTACTTGGTGGGCTGCTACTTAGCGCAGTTTATCGCGCAGGAAAGCTGCTAAAAGCCTTGATGTTCTTGTTGATAATCACCGTAGTGTACGGCACCACAAGGAATTGGTTGGTTGGAGAGCCAGAAACAAATTTCTCGTTTATCAGTGAATTTATTCGGGTTAGAACTGCTTTTGTTATCACGTCCTTGATAAGTAGTCTTGCTTTTTCTTGGAGTCTAGAATCACGTCTAACTAAGCGACGAGCTTACTTTACTGGTGTTGGTATTATTTTGCTTTCAAGCACATCATTGCTGTCTGACTTATTTTGGGCTCCAGAAGCTACTAGCTTGAGATATGATTTTTCGTCAATTTATGTTGTCAATTTCTTGAGTATTTTACTGAGCATTAGTGTTATTTTATTGGCGCCTAGATCACATCAGAGTCTCAGCAGCCCCGGAAGAATTCCTGTTTTAGCAGGCTTATTGGGAGTGATGTTAACCTGCATCACTTGGTATTTGCTCAGCTTGCAAACTATTAGCTTTATCAATCAGCAAAGTGACATTTTACTGGCTAAAGTCCAGAGCAGCACCGAGCGGGCATTATCCAATCGACTAGCACTCATTCAACGAATGAGCGAGCGCTGGGAAGCGCTAGGAAGCTTACCCACTCAAGCCTATTGGCAGCAAGAAGCCAAGAGTTACCTTCGTGACTTCCCGAATCTACAGTGGGTGGGAGTATTCGATTCTGAGATACAGCCCTACTGGCTGGTGGGACGTACAGATAAGGCTGCAGAGTGGTTGCCTCGGTTCAGAGCTGAACAGAATCAACAAGTTTGGTTCCAGCAAACCTTAGCCTCTAGGTCTACCTCACTCAGCCCGGTATTCACTCTTCCTGACAACCCAAGTACCTATGTCTTGCTTGCTAGCCCGCTGAACTTACCGAATCACCCCCCCCGCTTAATTGCTGCCGGCCTCAGTCTTCAGGGCATTATGCGTGACCTTATTGGGACAGATTATGACCAGTTTGTTCTGGCTCTATTTCAAGGCGATCAACCAATCTACCGCTCAGCTCTCCTATCTAATCAAGACTTGAAGAGTAGGCCTATTAACGATCGCAATATTATTTTGAGCAATGGGAAAAGTTGGAAATTAGTGGCCTATGTCAGTAACCCAGCCGCATTTTCAACGGCACGTTTACTATCTGTCTTGGTGATGGCATTTGGCTTGTTGCTGAGCTTTTTTCTCATGCTTAGTCAACGATTAGCAAGAATTGCTACAGAACGTGCAAAATATCTACAACAAGCGAATAAAAACTTGCAAGCCAGTCTGGAAAGCCAAGCCTTTGCTCAAGCCCTCAACCAGCGCATCATGGAATTCACTATGGATGTGCTTTGTTCCTTTGATCGCGAGGGGCGCTTTCTCGAAGTTAGTCCATCGTGTCTTAAGTTATTTGGCTATAGTCCAGAAGAACTGAATGGCCGCCCCTATTTAGAACTAGTCTTGCCTGAAGATCGGGATTTAACAATTCAGGAAGCCCAGCAGTTGATGACCGGTCGGCCAACCTATAACTTTCGCAATCGCTATCGTCATAAAGATGGTCATGTTATACACATTCTTTGGTCTGCTGACTGGTCTGAAACTGATCAAGTGTTATTTGCAGTTGCTCATGATATTACGCCACTTGTTCAGAACGAAGCCTTTGCTAATCGTCAACGCGATATTTTGAGCTTGATTTCCCTTGATCGCCCCCTGACAGAAATATAG
- a CDS encoding SWIM zinc finger family protein: protein MNTASDPWWVQQWLDLINAYRFKKRLERGWRYAREGHVLSICFQGQKVEAKVQGTEAKPYRASLWLDPISEEDWGYVISALATEARWSALLLAGEMPADIETVFARNGLRLFPFSLSDVHSRCSCPDKANPCKHVSAIYYLLGDRFSEDPFVLFQLRGRQRQQLLEELRSRRQASLQPTPEVSAAPVPQLQQFWDYADPLDPELVIITPSLGDTVLGQLGSLPLASDPRLETSAAQLLVQLRQLYEDVAQSVFLESMASAGDR, encoded by the coding sequence ATGAATACAGCCTCTGATCCCTGGTGGGTTCAACAGTGGCTGGATTTGATCAATGCCTATCGCTTCAAGAAACGCTTGGAGCGAGGTTGGCGCTATGCCCGCGAAGGTCATGTCCTCAGCATTTGCTTCCAAGGGCAAAAAGTGGAGGCGAAGGTTCAAGGGACTGAAGCGAAGCCCTATCGAGCCTCGCTTTGGCTGGATCCAATCAGTGAGGAGGACTGGGGCTACGTCATTTCAGCCTTGGCGACTGAGGCCCGTTGGTCAGCACTGTTGTTAGCAGGCGAAATGCCCGCCGACATCGAGACGGTGTTCGCCCGTAATGGTTTGCGCCTTTTCCCGTTTAGCCTCAGTGATGTCCACTCGCGCTGTAGCTGTCCAGATAAAGCCAACCCTTGCAAGCATGTCAGCGCTATCTACTACCTGCTTGGCGATCGCTTTAGTGAAGATCCCTTCGTGCTTTTTCAGCTCCGGGGACGGCAACGACAGCAGCTACTAGAGGAATTGCGATCGCGTCGCCAAGCTAGCCTTCAACCAACGCCAGAAGTCTCTGCTGCACCAGTTCCTCAGCTGCAGCAATTTTGGGATTACGCCGATCCCCTTGACCCAGAGCTGGTGATTATCACGCCCAGTCTCGGCGACACAGTGCTTGGACAATTGGGTTCTTTGCCCCTTGCGAGCGATCCTCGTTTAGAGACCAGCGCTGCGCAGCTACTAGTGCAATTGCGGCAGCTCTATGAGGATGTTGCTCAGTCAGTTTTCTTGGAATCTATGGCATCAGCAGGCGATCGCTGA
- a CDS encoding PAS domain S-box protein → MVEEFNPSTYCSILRLDRETQQIWTVVAPSLPKEYCQAIDGATVGPNTGSCGAAIFRRQPVLVADIESDPLWANDRDTALIHGLRSCWSFPLIAHNGQVQGTLAVYQPFPQTPSEDQLQQCLTVAQLAAIAFARSLDRQQLQDSEQRFRSLFTFNPDAVYSFDLQGIYQSMNSAGFEILDRQADQIIGKHFSDVVISEDLEKCQQHFDQACKGEAQHYEIRINGRNGQLFYLDVSKFPIVVNNKIVGVFGIAKDITQRKQITADLQQALMQSNKQTEQLRRLGNAAIATAELQDHQELVKYLVEQVRLTIRAHQAVISLTRCDDWSQSINAISLSDKYAAWKNYDELSTGEGIYTLICETNQPLVLTQEELEKHPRWRGFGDQADKHPPMRGWLAVPLFDPNGRNLGVLQLSDKEEGEFDDDDLAIAQQFAQMTVAVLENNRLLNEVLTAEQQLKEQLSFNSTITDCMAEGLLAVDERGKLAFANPTAQEWLAIDKSELSQQSLDQLLPLDLTAWNQGGVGNQGELKLKGRILQYEARPLVGPVAERGWVLVLHDVTAQRQVDQAMRERDQFFSLSLEMFCMVDLRGRFIQVNPAFAATLRYSTAELVGRPYLELVDLGDRSQIATTIRRLKAGLLIHDLVIRVWDKAGELHWLQISAALGDDRVIYCVARDVTEQRAIQEQILQQNLLLRMAGQTAKLGGWSVELPSREVIWSPETFSLLGFTDEDEPDLEEALSLYPPAERALVTKALEDCIQQGISFDFDVAVHNTSGFLLDARVTGQAVRDETGAIVRISGAFQDVSDRKRAQREAQRLADRLRTTLESITDGFYTLDENWRFSYLNQEGAQQLGVNVEETLGQMVWTAFPGSYESELGHIYRQAIATGEAAHFETYYEPFGRWFEVHAYPSEDGLAVYFRDVSERRQTEQNLRITLRELERSNQELQEFAFVASHDLQEPLRKIQAFSDRLIARTSNLDDESQDYLRRMASAAGRMQTLIIDLLNYSRVNTRGLPLQPLSLDQVLDDVLVDMEASLDQASAIVERQPLPTIQGDAGQFRQVFQNLLSNALKFQSADNQPLIQIYSELTEAGQLRLCIADNGIGFDEKYLDRIFNPFQRLHSRDAYAGTGIGLAIVKKIIERHGATITAKSIPGQGSVFFITFPVTEKDFR, encoded by the coding sequence ATGGTAGAGGAGTTCAATCCGAGCACTTACTGCTCAATTTTGCGCCTCGATCGGGAGACTCAACAGATTTGGACAGTCGTAGCTCCCAGCCTGCCCAAAGAGTATTGCCAAGCGATTGATGGCGCCACAGTGGGGCCAAACACGGGAAGTTGCGGGGCAGCTATTTTCCGGCGGCAACCTGTTCTCGTTGCGGACATCGAATCGGATCCGCTTTGGGCAAACGACCGCGATACTGCTCTCATCCATGGCTTGCGGTCTTGCTGGTCGTTTCCCTTGATTGCTCATAATGGGCAAGTTCAAGGGACATTAGCAGTCTATCAACCATTTCCACAGACACCCTCGGAAGATCAACTGCAGCAGTGTCTCACCGTGGCACAGTTAGCAGCGATCGCGTTCGCCCGATCACTCGACCGCCAACAACTTCAAGATAGTGAGCAGCGTTTTCGATCCCTGTTTACCTTCAACCCTGATGCCGTCTACTCATTTGACTTGCAGGGTATCTACCAGAGCATGAATTCTGCTGGCTTCGAAATTTTGGATCGACAAGCTGATCAAATCATCGGTAAGCATTTTTCAGATGTTGTTATCTCAGAAGACCTTGAAAAATGTCAACAGCATTTTGACCAAGCTTGCAAAGGAGAGGCGCAGCACTATGAAATAAGGATTAACGGCAGAAACGGTCAACTCTTTTACTTAGATGTTAGTAAATTTCCGATTGTTGTAAACAACAAGATTGTTGGAGTTTTTGGTATTGCCAAAGATATTACTCAGAGAAAGCAAATTACTGCTGATTTACAACAGGCTTTGATGCAGAGTAATAAGCAGACAGAGCAGCTTCGTCGTTTAGGAAATGCTGCGATCGCTACTGCAGAGCTCCAAGACCATCAAGAATTGGTCAAATATCTTGTGGAACAAGTTCGGCTTACCATTAGGGCTCACCAAGCCGTTATTAGTTTAACTCGATGTGATGACTGGAGTCAGTCAATCAATGCTATCTCTCTCTCTGATAAATATGCTGCTTGGAAGAACTATGATGAACTATCCACTGGCGAAGGTATTTACACCCTCATTTGCGAAACGAATCAGCCCTTGGTTCTAACTCAAGAAGAGCTTGAAAAACACCCTCGCTGGCGAGGATTTGGCGACCAAGCAGATAAGCATCCTCCCATGCGAGGCTGGTTGGCTGTACCTCTGTTCGATCCCAATGGCCGCAATCTCGGTGTCCTTCAGCTCTCTGATAAAGAGGAAGGCGAATTTGATGATGATGATCTAGCGATCGCCCAGCAATTTGCACAGATGACAGTGGCGGTTTTGGAAAATAACCGGCTCCTCAATGAGGTGCTCACTGCTGAACAACAACTGAAGGAGCAGTTGAGCTTCAACTCTACAATCACGGACTGTATGGCTGAGGGACTGTTGGCCGTTGATGAACGTGGCAAATTAGCTTTTGCCAATCCAACGGCGCAGGAGTGGCTGGCAATCGACAAGTCAGAACTTTCGCAACAATCCCTCGACCAACTCCTACCACTAGATCTGACTGCTTGGAATCAAGGAGGAGTTGGCAATCAAGGGGAGTTGAAGCTTAAAGGACGGATTTTGCAGTACGAAGCCCGTCCCTTAGTAGGCCCCGTAGCAGAGAGAGGTTGGGTTTTAGTCCTCCACGACGTTACAGCCCAGCGTCAAGTTGACCAAGCCATGCGGGAGCGAGACCAGTTTTTTAGCCTTTCCCTCGAGATGTTCTGCATGGTCGATTTACGAGGGCGTTTCATTCAGGTCAATCCAGCCTTTGCTGCAACCCTTCGCTACAGTACCGCTGAGCTCGTTGGTCGCCCCTATCTCGAGTTGGTCGATTTGGGCGATCGCAGTCAGATCGCGACTACAATTCGCCGGTTGAAAGCCGGGCTTCTCATCCACGATCTAGTCATCCGCGTCTGGGACAAAGCAGGTGAGTTACACTGGCTACAAATCAGTGCAGCCCTCGGGGACGATCGCGTCATCTATTGCGTAGCCCGCGACGTTACAGAGCAACGAGCTATTCAAGAGCAAATCCTTCAGCAAAACCTACTGCTAAGAATGGCTGGGCAGACTGCCAAGCTGGGCGGCTGGAGCGTTGAGCTACCCAGTCGAGAAGTGATTTGGTCGCCAGAAACCTTTAGTTTGCTGGGTTTTACTGATGAAGATGAACCCGATTTGGAGGAAGCCCTTAGCCTCTATCCCCCTGCGGAGCGAGCCCTAGTCACAAAGGCGCTAGAGGACTGTATTCAGCAGGGAATTAGCTTTGATTTTGATGTAGCTGTTCACAATACTTCTGGCTTCCTGCTCGATGCACGAGTGACGGGGCAAGCCGTTCGTGATGAAACTGGAGCGATTGTAAGAATCTCGGGGGCATTTCAGGATGTTAGCGATCGCAAACGGGCCCAACGTGAGGCTCAGCGACTGGCGGATCGGCTACGAACCACGCTTGAAAGCATTACTGATGGCTTTTATACCCTCGATGAAAACTGGCGATTTAGCTACCTCAATCAGGAGGGTGCTCAGCAGCTGGGCGTCAATGTAGAAGAAACGCTAGGCCAAATGGTCTGGACTGCTTTTCCTGGGTCCTACGAGAGCGAACTCGGCCATATTTATCGGCAAGCGATTGCTACGGGCGAAGCCGCTCATTTTGAGACCTACTATGAACCCTTCGGCCGGTGGTTTGAAGTCCATGCTTACCCTTCTGAAGACGGTTTGGCAGTCTACTTCCGCGATGTTTCAGAACGTCGGCAAACCGAACAAAATTTACGGATTACGCTGCGAGAGCTAGAGCGCAGCAACCAGGAGCTGCAGGAATTTGCCTTTGTTGCCTCCCACGACCTTCAGGAGCCACTGCGCAAAATTCAGGCTTTCTCGGATCGCCTCATTGCTCGGACCAGCAACCTAGATGATGAATCTCAGGATTATCTGAGGCGTATGGCCTCTGCAGCAGGACGAATGCAGACCTTGATCATCGATTTGTTGAACTACTCCCGTGTCAACACTCGGGGTCTGCCCTTACAGCCCTTATCCCTCGACCAAGTACTCGACGATGTCTTGGTCGATATGGAAGCTAGTCTCGATCAGGCCTCTGCGATCGTGGAGCGGCAGCCCTTGCCAACTATCCAGGGTGACGCCGGTCAGTTTCGCCAGGTTTTCCAGAATCTGTTGAGTAATGCCCTGAAATTTCAGTCAGCAGACAACCAACCATTAATTCAGATTTACAGTGAGCTGACAGAGGCTGGGCAATTGAGGTTGTGCATCGCTGATAATGGCATTGGATTCGATGAGAAGTATCTAGACCGAATTTTCAACCCCTTCCAGCGCTTACATAGTCGCGATGCCTATGCTGGTACAGGGATTGGACTAGCGATCGTCAAAAAAATCATTGAGCGCCACGGCGCGACGATTACTGCAAAGAGTATCCCCGGACAAGGTAGTGTATTTTTCATTACTTTTCCTGTAACTGAAAAAGATTTCCGATGA
- a CDS encoding response regulator has protein sequence MHILIADDDQDDCLMTREAFKECRIANPLHFVHDGEALLDYLKRRSPYTDDQRFPLPGLILLDLNMPLKDGREALAEIKSDPELRSIPVVILTTSSADEDILHSYNIGVNSFITKPISFSGLIEVICALGRYWLDIVELPSENRGA, from the coding sequence GTGCACATTCTGATTGCAGATGATGATCAAGACGATTGCTTGATGACACGGGAGGCCTTTAAAGAGTGCAGGATCGCCAACCCCCTCCACTTTGTCCATGATGGCGAAGCCCTCTTGGATTACCTCAAACGGCGCTCTCCCTATACTGATGACCAGCGTTTTCCTTTGCCGGGGCTCATTCTTCTCGATCTCAATATGCCGCTGAAAGATGGCCGCGAGGCACTCGCTGAGATCAAATCCGATCCAGAATTACGATCAATTCCAGTCGTTATTTTAACGACCTCATCAGCTGACGAGGATATTTTGCACAGCTACAACATTGGTGTTAATTCTTTCATCACGAAGCCTATTAGTTTCTCGGGCTTGATAGAGGTAATCTGCGCTTTGGGTCGTTACTGGCTAGATATCGTTGAGTTGCCAAGCGAGAACCGCGGAGCATGA